A window of Roseburia hominis A2-183 genomic DNA:
CGCATACTGTTTCTGCAAATAGTATGGCATAAATTCATATTCATATGGTCCAAAATCCGGGAAACAATCCCACTCAAGATCCAGATGCTTTACCTCACCCTGACATAACACGTTCATGATATCCTGGTCTACATAGCGATACTGACGTTTTGTTGCAATCTCAAAGATTTCTTTCTGTGTATATTTTTCACGAAATCTTGTCAGATTCAACAGCATAACGCCTGCCTGAAAATAATCATGTACATTTTTCAATTTTAGTGATTCACGACAATATTTCGCAAACGACTTATCACTTCCATTTAAAAATGCTGCGCAGCATTGATCATGTGCTGCTGCCACCATATACCCGGTCACATCCATGTGAAACAGTTCTGCCACATCCGCATGTACCGTCATATCACTGTCCAAAAACAGCACTTTATCATAATTGATAAAAATCTCAGGAATCAGCAACCTATAGTAGGTTTCTACACTGATATGGCCTGTCGCCTTCAGATGAATATTTGCCATTTTTTCTTTTACATTGTAGAAACGTATCGATACATTCTCATGCCCTTCGGCAATCAGCTTTAATGCTTCTTTATTATCTGGTCTAATGCCGCTTTCCAAAACATTAATATCATAATTATTTTCATCAGAAGCATTTTCCACAATCGATTCAAGCATTGCTGACAGGTAAATCGTATAAAAATCACTGGATGCAAGTACCATCGCTACGTTATTGTGCTCAAATGCCGGCTTCAGTTCTGTCTTCACAGTTACATCTTCAAACTCAACTACAGGTAATTCTCTAACGGTCACTCCCTGTTTTTCCTGGTATCTGCAGAATGTCGCCAGCATGACCGCAGTAAACATACTGTACTCCTTTGTCTGCTCATAAGATGCATACCGCATATCAAGCTTTTCATCCAATACTGCCAATACACTTTCTACCATCTTATTATATGTCACAAACAACTCCCGTTTCATAAGAAACATATTACACAAAACCATTTTTCCGGATTTCATATAACTTTCAAACTCACTGGAGTATTCTGGATATTTCTCTTTCAGTGCATTCTCAAACACAACAAAATGTTCCGCATCATGCTTTTTATCAAATTTTGCAAAATACTCACGCACATTTCTTGCATCATATGCTCTGGTAACCACCATTTCTGGATATATAATCTGTGCGCTTTTCATTACATCTGAAATGGAAAAAGTGTTGAGCCCATATTTTCTAGCCGTTTTGTCATTTAAGTAAGTTTCTCCAATATATGGCTTATCATATTCTGCCTGTTGGGTAAAAAACCTCCGATACTGCATCATTCCTATATAATCGCCATCCGGTTTGATGGCAAGCTGTGTGCCAATCTCACGATACAGATCCTCTTTCAAGACCTGGTATACTGTCTTATCCTTTTTTGCATTCTCATACACAAATTCATTATTCTGAACCTGATAAAAATCCTTGCCTTCATCGATACCTGCTATTACTACCTTGTTCTCTGACATCTTCATGTTCTCCTATTTATTCATATATGCTTTACATACTGTGTTGACATCCCCCTGCATGACCGCTTTTCCCTTATCAATCCAAATTGCATGATCACACAATGAAGTAACCGATCCCATTGTATGGGAGACATAGAGTAACGTAGTTCCTTGTTCCAGCATACTTTTCATTCGCATTTTACATTTTTCCTGAAACTCATAGTCACCTACTGCAAGGACTTCATCTACAATCAAAATATCCGGTCTCGTCATCGTCGCAACTGCAAATCCTAGACGTGCTGCCATACCGGATGAATAATTTTTAATCGGCATATCCAGAAAATCCCACAACTCTGCGAAATCAATAATTTCATTGAAATGTTCCTTCATGAAAGCTTCTGAATGTCCCAGCAACGTACCGTTGAGGAATACGTTTTCTCTTGCTGTAAGCTCTGCATCAAATCCAGCTCCCAATTCAATCAGAGGCGCTATGGAACCACGGATAATCACTTCTCCCTTATATGGTTTCAAAATACCGCTGATGAGCTTCAGTAATGTTGACTTTCCAGAACCGTTTGTTCCAACCAATCCCCAGGCCTCTCCGGGTTTAATTTTCAGATTAATATCCTTAAGCGCCAAAAACTCCTGGAACATCAATTCTCTCTTAATAAATTTAATGACGTATTCCTTAAGATTATCAATTTTCTCTGATGCCATATTAAACCTGACTGTAGCATCATTTACCTCGATAATATATTCACTATCCATACTTCCTCCACTAAATATACAGAATAAATTTGTCCTGCGTCTTCAAAAATGACCAGATTCCTAAAATTAATGCAATGATTGCTGCAATACAGCCGCCTGCCACACTGTGCATCATTGGGAGCTGCTGTTCCAGCACTACTGTTCTAAACTGATCAATATAAAAATAAAGCGGGTTTATGTTCACAATTACATTTTTAACATAATCCGGCAGAATTGATATCGGATAAAAAATCGGTGTAAGATACATCCATACCGTGATAAACACATTATAGATATACTGGATATCCCTGAAAAATACAGCAGCCTGTGCCAGAAACATTCCAAGTCCTAGGCAGAATACATATAATTCAATCAATATAACAGGAATAAAAAGCATATAAATTGAAAACTGTATTCTTGAAGCTATAAAAACAATCAACATTGCTCCAAGAGAGAACAAAAGATTCACCAGCGAACTTGTCACCTTGGAGAGCGTAAAAATATATTTTGGTACATACACCTTTTTTAGCAATGGCGCATTCCCCAGTATGGAATAAATCGCCTGTCCCGTGGATTCACTCATAAAGTTAAACAGCGTCTGCCCGATGATCAGATAAACCGGATAATGATCTATTTCAAACCGGAAAATCTGTGAAAAGACAACTACCATAACCGCCATAATCAACAATGGATTCAGTATGCTCCAGAAATATCCGAGAAAACTTCTGCGATATTTCAGTTTGATATCTTTTGTAACCAACTGCTTTACAAGGTCTTTATATGCATATAACCCGTTAATTCGTCTTATTAATAACTCCATCTCTTACCTTCCTACACTTATTTTCTTAATCTGTTTTCTTAGCTTACTGTCATATGGAATAACACGTGCGATCTGATCCAGCAGAACCCTTTTCCCGACTGATCGTTTAAACTTTTTTCTCTGAAACTGCTCTGCATAAAGAGAACCTTCTGCATATTTCAAAAATTTGTA
This region includes:
- a CDS encoding glycosyltransferase codes for the protein MSENKVVIAGIDEGKDFYQVQNNEFVYENAKKDKTVYQVLKEDLYREIGTQLAIKPDGDYIGMMQYRRFFTQQAEYDKPYIGETYLNDKTARKYGLNTFSISDVMKSAQIIYPEMVVTRAYDARNVREYFAKFDKKHDAEHFVVFENALKEKYPEYSSEFESYMKSGKMVLCNMFLMKRELFVTYNKMVESVLAVLDEKLDMRYASYEQTKEYSMFTAVMLATFCRYQEKQGVTVRELPVVEFEDVTVKTELKPAFEHNNVAMVLASSDFYTIYLSAMLESIVENASDENNYDINVLESGIRPDNKEALKLIAEGHENVSIRFYNVKEKMANIHLKATGHISVETYYRLLIPEIFINYDKVLFLDSDMTVHADVAELFHMDVTGYMVAAAHDQCCAAFLNGSDKSFAKYCRESLKLKNVHDYFQAGVMLLNLTRFREKYTQKEIFEIATKRQYRYVDQDIMNVLCQGEVKHLDLEWDCFPDFGPYEYEFMPYYLQKQYAVARKNPKICHHTGPNKPWSELFADTMQTEHFWRRARKSPLYEQILFRTMMTASGAFWSGEIVGKKKSTKIKNKIKYGFIVPAANGMFPRGTKRRKSAIKFYYGIRRKEIPTWELDD
- a CDS encoding ABC transporter ATP-binding protein, with amino-acid sequence MDSEYIIEVNDATVRFNMASEKIDNLKEYVIKFIKRELMFQEFLALKDINLKIKPGEAWGLVGTNGSGKSTLLKLISGILKPYKGEVIIRGSIAPLIELGAGFDAELTARENVFLNGTLLGHSEAFMKEHFNEIIDFAELWDFLDMPIKNYSSGMAARLGFAVATMTRPDILIVDEVLAVGDYEFQEKCKMRMKSMLEQGTTLLYVSHTMGSVTSLCDHAIWIDKGKAVMQGDVNTVCKAYMNK
- a CDS encoding ABC transporter permease — its product is MELLIRRINGLYAYKDLVKQLVTKDIKLKYRRSFLGYFWSILNPLLIMAVMVVVFSQIFRFEIDHYPVYLIIGQTLFNFMSESTGQAIYSILGNAPLLKKVYVPKYIFTLSKVTSSLVNLLFSLGAMLIVFIASRIQFSIYMLFIPVILIELYVFCLGLGMFLAQAAVFFRDIQYIYNVFITVWMYLTPIFYPISILPDYVKNVIVNINPLYFYIDQFRTVVLEQQLPMMHSVAGGCIAAIIALILGIWSFLKTQDKFILYI